In Bacteroidota bacterium, the genomic window ACTTAATACATTATATTTAAACAACAAACGAGCTTGCTGAAGCACTTCGGAAAAAATCAGTTCTGATAAACATAATTCTATGCATTAGTGCTATGCAAACGGTTTCGTTAATCACAAACATGTTTGTTCAGCCTCATAACACTTCTCGTTATTTTTTAATTTTGCTATCAATTTACGCTTCCGGTTTTTTGGCCTATCAACCGGCAAGAAGAGGGTATATTTACCTTAGCTCATTAGTTTATGTGGTTTTTCTGTTGCTTCTAATTTTTGGGTCTTCGTGGACGGGTGGCGGTATGCGTGCACACGGAATGATAATACTACCTGTTGTGGTAATGGTTGCCGGATTAACATTGGGTCGCAAAGCAGTATGGTTTTTCGGGATAACCTCCACATTGGGCGGTTTGGGCTTAGTGTTTGCTGAATATTATTCACTGTTGCCGCTTACAGAACCTATTGGCAAAACACCGATGATTTACTGGATATTTAACACCATCAATGTAATCCTGATTTGTTTTTTACAGTATTTGGCCGTTAAGGAATTGGTGAAGGCACTAAATGAAGCTAAAACAGAACTTGAACTTCGTAAAAAATCGGAAGAGCAATTGCGCCTTAAAAATGAACAACTTACCGAAATTGCCTTTCTGCAATCGCACATAGTAAGAAAACCCATTGCAAACATACTTGGGGTAGTTAATTTAATTAACAAAGACAACCCGCAAGACCCTGACAATATAGAACTGATTTTACAGCTTGATTTTGTTGTGAGCGAGTTAGACGCAGCGGTTTGCGAGATAGTAAAAAATACATCAACGTTAACACAAGAACATATTTTTAGCAATGAAAAAGAAAGCTATTTCCGTGGCACATTTCGTTGATTTATTGGAAGTTTTGAAGCTTCGCTTCGATAAAAACATGAATAGACATAAAGGGCTTTCATGGGCGAATATCCACGCAAAATTGGAGGCTAATGTAGAGAAGTTGTGGTCGTTGAATGAAATGGAAATCAGCGGTGGAGAACCCGACGTGGTAGATTATGTTAAACAGACCAACGAGTACATTTTTATGGATTGCTCGGCCGAAAGTCCCAAGGGACGTAGAAGTATTTGCTACGATCATGAAGCGTTAAACGCACGTAAGGAGCACAAGCCCGGCAACAGTGCTATAAACATGGCCGCCGAAATGGGTATAGAAGTACTTACCGAAGAACAATACAAACAATTGCAGCAGTTGGGCAAGTTTGATTTAAAAACATCCAGCTGGGTACAAACTCCGGCTGCAATCCGTAAACTTGGCGGAGCAATTTTTTGCGATTGCAGATACAACCATGTTTTTACGTATCACAACGGTGCCGAATCGTATTACGCAGCCCGTGGATTTCGTGGAATGCTAAAAGTGTAAATCTCTACACGTACAGTTTAAAATTTTCAATATTCCGCATCAACTTCAAGTTCGCTTCCAAATATTGAAGTATATGTCGTTATACTTTAATGCCACTTATCAAACGATTTTCCGTTAAATTTATAAACGCCACCTTCAGCCATCCCAAAAAGTAAGTTTTTGTTTTGGTCTTCGTAAATGCACCAAATCATTTGCGAGTTTAATTTTCTGTCAATACTATAGTTTGTTAGTGTTTTGCCGTCATATTTCCATGCTCCAGAATCTCTATCTCCAAACCAAATATTTCCTTGACTATCTTCCATAATGGCAAAAACAGCTTGTAGTACTGTGTTTTTAACAAACTGCTTACTTTGAGCGTTCGCTTTAAACTCATCCATTGGAATTAGTTTCCCTTGTTCTTTCGAGAAGTGAGTTATAGAATCTCCTTTTTTAAGTAGTACCCCAATTCCGTTGTTTCCTATCCAAAGTCGACCTTTTGAATCTGCTAATACGCTTCTTATGTGTAAAACCTCATCGTCTTTAAGTTTCAGATTTTTATTGTCTAGCACATTTATCATTTTACCATCGTAATTAAACAATGCTGAATAAGTTGCAATCCAAACTTTACCGTCTTTATCTTTTGAGATACCCGTAACACCATAAGATTTATCAGGACTAGGAATTTTAGGTTTTGGGAAAATTAGATAGTTCATATTCATTCCGTCAAAACGGTTTATTCCATCTTCTGCACTTGCATAAAACCATAAATCCCCATTGGTTTTATTCCAATCAAATACTGGCTCGTTGGTTATTGTCGTATAATTAGTAAACTTTCCCTTGTCGTACACGCTTACGCCTTTTGCCGTTCCAAACCAAATTTTCCCATTCTTGTCTTCTTGAATTGAACGGATTTGATTGTCGGATAAACCTTCATTGGTTGTAAAGTATTCAAAAGATTTCCCATTGTAAAAGCTTACGCCTTCATTATGACTGCCAAGCCAATAATTGCCTTTGCTGTCTTGAAAGATAGCACGTATTCCCGAAGTAAATTTCAAGGTGTCGGTTTTTGAAGTCGTTGCCGATTCTAGCTTGTTTGTTTCTTTTGCTGTTGACTTCTTTTCAAAACATGAAAAGTTCAGTGTCAATATGAGTAGTAAGAAAATCAATTTTATTCTTTTGTTCATTTCGGGTTTTGTAATATGGCGCACAACACATGTATGTGTGCGATAAAATTAAGCAAATATTTCAAGCATAGGTTGGCTTTGTATGTGCGGCTGTATTTATATTCTATAATTTATATTATGTTAAATAGTTGTTTCAAATAAAAAGGGCACGAAGCCCTTTTCAATATATTTAGGATTACTCTCCTGTTCTTAGTTTACGGAACTCTTCTGAACGCTCTTTGTTACCCAGCTGTGAGTAAGTTTGTTGCAAAGCAAGCAATACGCCTTGGTCGGTACTTTGAACTTCATAAGCTTTAAGCAATTGCTCAAGAGCTTTTTCGTAACCGGCTTTCATGGCGTCTTCCAACTTTTTAGATTCTTCGTTTGCACCGGGTGTGTTCAAATCCAAGTAGTTGTATTTGTCAACTAGCACTTTGTTTTTGTTAAAGTGCAATACACCAAGGTTAAACAACGCATCAAAATAGTTAGGATCAATCAACAAAGCTTCGTTAAAGTCTTTCTCTGCCAAGTCAAATTGAGCCATTGCTAGTGTATAGATGCTATCCCTTGTTTTAATAAAGGCATCCATTTCAGTTTGATACTTCTTCTTATCGGCAGGCGTTTTAGATAAACGTAATTTACGCCGTGAAGCACTGGCAGAATCAGAAAAAGCAGGACCACCCTCCATAATTTTAGAAGCCATATCGCTAACAATGGTACCCCTGTAGTAGCGGTACAAAATGTTGTTAGGCTCTGCTTCTATCACTTCTGATAGTTTTTCAACCAATATGTTGGTTTTACCCAATTGTGAGTAAATAGCAATCTCTTGGTTAAAAAGGTCTTTGTTATCGGGTATTTTCTTACGGCCTTTGTCAACAATAGCCAACGCACCGGTGGTATCTCCGTCTTCCATCATCATACTTGACATTTGAAGGTATGCATTGGCACTAAGGTACTTAGGATCATCAATCATCATGTTCAAAAACTTCTTAGCTTGTACCTTGTCATTCATTTTAATAGCAAGGTTTGCACAGTATTGAACGATATCGTTTTTGGCTTGTTGCAATGTTTTGGCTACACCTCCTTCAGCATCGGTATCATAAGCTTTAAGCAATAGCTCATAATATTCAAGTGCTTTGTTAAAATTGCTTTCTTGATAGTGTGCGTATGCCCTGTAATATGCAGAAACACTGGCTTGACGAAGCCCTTTAAGGGCATCTTCAGTGTATTTTTGTTTTTTCTCTAATTTATCGGCTTCAACACTGCTGATATAGCTTTGAAGTGAAACAGAAGCTGCTTCTGGAGCCAAATGGGTATATAAAGAATCTACCGAAATGTTGTAATAAACATCCCCTCTCACTTTCCACATCCATGGACTGTTTGCTGTTTTGGGGTTTGAAGCTGCCACGTCAATATCTTCTTTCGCGGTTTCAAGGTTACCGTTAGTTAAAGATATTTCTGCATCTGTAATTTTATAATTCTGAGCAAAAGCCCCTACTGATATCAGCGCGGTAACAAGTGTTAGAACTACTCTTTTTTTCATCATAAATTATTAGTGTGTGTTGAAACTATATCAAAAAACTGCCCGCAATATACTATTCGGGGGTATTTTCAGTGTTATCTGTATTATCGGTTGGTGTACTATTTTCTCCGTTCATTCCTTCTTCGCCGTTCAATTCTTCTTCGTCCTCATCCCTTTCTACTTTGGCTATCGAAGCAATTTCGTCTTTATCACTCATCTTAATCAACCTCACCCCTTGTGTGGCGCGGCCCATTACCCTTAAATCTGCAACGTGCATACGAATTGCCATGCCCGATTTTAGAATAATCATTAAGTCGTTTTCATCAGTAACGTCTTTTATACCGATAAGGTTGCCTGTTTTTTCAGTGATGTTAAGAGTTTTTACACCCTTTCCCCCCCTTCCTGTAATACGGTAATCCTCTAAGTCGGTACGTTTTCCGTAACCTTTTTCAGATACCACCATTATTGTAGTGTCTGTATTAGTAGGATTTACACTTATCATGCCAATCACTTCATCGTTGGCGTTCTCAAGTTTCACACCGGTAACACCGCTGGCAGTACGACCCATAGGGCGCACAAGACTCTCGTTGAAACGGATTGCCTTACCGCTGTGTTTAGCCATAATTATCTCTGATTTACCATCAGTCAACAGGGCTTCAAGCAGTATATCTCCTTCTCTAACGGTAATAGCGTTAATACCGTTTTGGCGTGGGCGTGAATATGCCTCAAGGGTGGTTTTTTTGATAATACCTTTTTGGGTGCACATGATGATGAAGTTGTTTTGCAAATACTCTTCATCTTTCAGGTTCTCTACCGTTATAAAGGCTTTTACCTTATCATCGGGTTCAATGTTAATAAGGTTTTGTATTGCACGGCCTTTTGCAGCACGGCCTGCTTCGGGTATTTCATACACTTTCAGCCAGTAGCACTTACCTTTTTCGGTGAAGAACAACATATAGTTGTGCGTAGTTGCTACAAACAAATGCTCAATGAAATCCTCGTCGCGGTTGGCAGCGCCTTTATTACCGCGCCCTCCCCTGTTTTGTACCCTAAACTCAGTAAGCACTGTACGTTTAATGTAACCCATGTGGCTAATGGTTAGTACCACCTGCTCATTAGGTATCATATCTTCAATGCTTATATCATCAGATGCGGGTACAATATCTGTACGGCGTTCATCGCCATACTTATCGCGCATTTCAGTCAATTCATCTTTAATGATTTGCATACGCAAACCTTCATCGGCCAATATGCTGTTTAAATAATCAATCAACTTCATTATTTCAGCATATTCTTCGCGTATTTTATCACGCTCAAGACCTGTCAAACGTTGCAAACGCATATCCAAAATGGCACGCGATTGTATTTCGCTCAACTGGAATTTTTCCATCAATCCCTCACGGGCTTCATCGGGCGTTTTAGAACCGCGAATCAACGCAATTACCTCGTCCAAGTGGTCAAGAGCAATCAACAAGCCTTCTAAAATATGGGCACGTTTTCTTGCTTCATCCAACTCATACTGAGTACGACGAACAACTACCTCGTGGCGGTGTTCAACGTAATGCTTAATAAGGTCTTTCAGGTTCAGCAACATCGGGCGACCTTTTACAAGGGCAATGTTGTTTACGCTAAATGAGCTTTGAAGTTGTGTGTATTTATAAAGTTGGTTTAGGATGATATTAGGAATAGCATCTTTTTTTAAGTCAAAAACGATGCGCAAACCGTCACGGTCACTCTCATCCCTTACATCCGATATGCCTTCTATTACCTTTTCATTTACCAAATCCACCGCTTTTACAATAAGCTGGTTGGGTTGGGTCATAAAAGGTATTTCTGTAATTACAATCTGGTCTTTACCGGTTCTGGTAGTATCAAAGTGGGCTTTACCACGGATAACAATACGTCCGCGACCTGTTTCAAAGGCATCTTTAATACCGTTCATACCATATATAGTACCCCCGGTTGGAAAATCGGGACCTTTAATATGGGTCATCAGTTCGCTTATCTCAATGTCGCGGTTATCTATGTAAGCTATAGTAGCATTAATAGCCTCAGTAAGGTTGTGAGGAGCCATGTTTGTGGCCATACCTACTGCAATACCGCTTGCACCGTTCACCAAAAGGTTAGGGATTTTAGCGGGCATCACTGATGGCTCTTCCAAAGAGTCGTCAAAGTTGGGAGTAAAGTCAACGGTATTTTTATCAATATCCGTCATCATTTCCTCTGCCAGTTTTCTCAAACGCGCTTCGGTATAACGCATTGCTGCCGGTGGGTCACCGTCAATAGAACCAAAGTTACCCTGTCCGTCAACCAACATATAGCGCATGCTCCAAGGCTGGGCCATACGCACCATTGCATCGTAAACGCTACCGTCTCCGTGCGGGTGATACTTACCCAATACCTCTCCTACTATACGTGCTGATTTTTTATACGGACGGCCACTACCTAAGCCAAGCTCGGTCATACCGTACAATACCCTGCGGTGTACGGGCTTTAAACCGTCGCGCACATCAGGTAGTGCGCGTGAAACAATTACCGACATCGAATAATCGATGTATGCGGTCTTCATTTCATCTTCAATGTTAATGGGGATTATTTTTTCTCCCAACTCGTCGTTCAGGTTGTTCTCCTCTGCCATAATACTTTAACGAAGCCGCTAAAATAGTTCATTTTACCTTTTGTTAACGCAAAAGAATGCCCACAAGTGATGTGGAAAACACTAACACTGCAAGAATGGGTTGTATTGGTGCTAAAGATTGCCTGCTTAAGTGGTTGCTGTACAATTTTACAGGAGTGTTGCCCGCACTTAAAAAAGTGGTAGTTTTGCGCAAAATCATCATACTATATTATATATATGAAAAATATTACCGTAATAGGTTCGGGCACAATGGGCAATGGTATTGCACACGTTTTTGCCCAAAACAACTTTAATGTATCACTTGTAGATGTTAACGAAGCTGCATTGCAACGTGCAACTGCAACTATAGGCAAGAATCTTGACAGGCAGGTTGCCAAAGGCTTGATAACTGAAGAACAAAAAGCTGCAACATTAGCCAATATAACCACGCATACCCAACTTTCATCAGGTGCAGCCAATGCTGATTTGGTAGTTGAGGCTGCTTCTGAAAACTTTGATATCAAAACGTCAATCTTTAAAGAGCTAGATAAAGTAGCCCCTGCAAATGCTATTCTTGCCAGCAATACATCTTCAATTTCAATTACCCGTATAGCAGCCGTTACCACCCGCCCCGGTAAAGTAATCGGTATGCACTTTATGAATCCGGTACCTGTGATGAAGCTTGTTGAAGTAATAGCAGGTTACGATACTGAAAAAGAAGTTACCAATACCATTATGTCTCTATCAAAAGAGATTGGTAAAATACCTACGTTGGTAAACGACTATCCCGGGTTTATTGCAAACCGTATTTTGATGCCGATGATAAACGAGGCTATCTATTCATTATATGAAGGTGTTGCAGGGGTTGAAGAGATAGACACTGTAATGAAACTGGGTATGGCACATCCAATGGGACCATTGCAGTTGGCTGATTTTATTGGTTTGGATGTTTGCAAAGCAATACTTGAGGTAATGTACGAAGGTTTTGGAAATCCTAAATATGCACCTTGCCCATTGTTGGTGAACATGGTAACAGCTAAGAACCTTGGCGTAAAATCGGGTCGCGGCTTTTATGATTACAGCCACGGAGGTAAAGAGTTGGTCGTAGCACCTCGTTTTGCTGTAAACCAAACACAAACAGCTTAAAACAATACTCTGGTATGATATAAGCCGTCTTGTTAACTCAAGGCGGCTTTTTTGTTTGTATAGCTTCAGTAAACACTCTATACAAGTGCTTTCAATCGCTACTCCCCTATCCGCAATAGTAACTCGTTGATTTATTACTGATTGCAACTTCTCTGCTACATCCAACTCCCACGGATTGTTATAAATATAACTTAAATAAACGAGGTTTTTTTGAATAGAGGTGTCTTTAACTTTCTTTTTTTGTTGTTTAGAATGATTTTGTATTTAGTATTATATACATTGTTAATCAATGAATTATGTTTTTATAAAAAATAAATGTCATTTTATTGTATGTATTGTTAATTTTTTTTGTAATTTGGCTGTAGAAAAAGGAAAGAGAGTTTAATATCCCATCAATCCTACCTTAAGCCTATAGCCGCTCCAATTACTCCGGGAGCGGCTTGTTTTTTGTATATCAGTCAGTTACGATTTAATCCTTTCATCCCCTACGGTTAATTCTATAGTCAGTGATGCTTGCTTTGTTACATTGTAAAAAATTGTAGAGGCTGGCAAAGTTTAGAGGCATTTAGTACTGTTTTTACAACATAAAAAACATGATTTTCATCAATTATGATGTGTTTTTTTCTATTTTAAGCAGAGGTTAACGCACGTGAAATGCCCGTAGTTATTGTAACAAAGGTTATAAACCTCGTATTTATTGGGCATGAGAACATAACCCCTTGTGAACAGCGGCGTTTAGAGTATCTTAAAAAGAATTGAGCTTGCTGCTATTTTATGATGCCTTCGGCACGAAGTATTGCCAGGCTGATTTCAATTCGTGAATGAACAAGATTGTCTTTGCTAAACTCAATGTTGTTGGCAAAAAAGTAGGGCTTTCCGTCTTTCTCTACCCAGCCTACATACCATCCGGTGCTGTTTTCTACCCGCAACCCCCAACCGGTTTTTGCGCGCATTGTATAAGGAACGTTTTGTACCAACATCACTTCTTTAACCGTGTTCATTGTTTTGCTACTAAACGGCAAAGCATTGTTATACAATCGTTCTAAAAAAGCAATTTGTTCATAGGGGCTGATTTCTAGTCCTTTTTCTAACCAAAAATCATCAATATTCGGGGTTGTTACCTTGTTGCCATAGCCTACAGTGTCAAGCCAATGTTGCATACGGGTCTGCCCTGCTCTTCGGGCCAACTCTTGGTAACAGGGCACACACGAAACCCTAAAGGCTTCTTTCAAGTTCATGTCTTTGTTCCAGTTTTCATTCCCTCGCTTTTCACCGTCCCACTTAATAATTTCATTTGTATCTTTTATCACACCGGTTTCCAGTGCTACCAGTGAGTTGAAAATCTTAAAGGTTGATGCCGGTGTGTATCTTGTCGCGGCTCTCTCCGGGTTAAAAACCCTAACGGTACTATCAGTTGGGCTGTACAACACAAAACAACCTTGTATGCCTATACTGTCGTAAAACTTCTTCCACGAGTCAACAATTACCGTATCAATAGTTTTTGATGCAACCGGGGTTTGGTTTTGTATACCAGAGTTGGGTTTACAGGCTGCAAATAGTAGTGCCGAAACAAATAGTAAACAGTAAGGTTTCATACTATAAATATAGTTCACGGGAGTATTTGATTTAAAAAAACTAAAAATTTTTCTTGACTCTAACGTTACGTGGTGGTCTAAGTTTGTGATTGAATTACGGCAACACAATGGAACGGTACTCGGTTAAACAACTTTCAAAAATGGCAGGGGTAAGTGTGCGCACGCTTCACCACTACGATGAATTGGGACTTCTTACGCCCAAAGAACGTACCGACGCGGGGTACAGGGTTTACGGGCAAAAAGAGTTGATACGGTTGCAACAGATACTCTTTTATAAGGAGCTTGATTTTCCGTTGCGGGATGTAAAGGAGTTATTAGACGATCCAACGTTTGATTACCTGACGGCATTGCAAGGCCACCGCAAAGCTATTATGGAACGAAAGACCCGACTGGACATTTTGTTGACCACCATTGACAAAACCATTTTAACATTAAAAGGAGAACAAACTATGAGGACAAATGAGGAGCTATATGCAGGCTTTACCAAAGAACAGGCTGAAAGTATGAGATTGGAGGCTATGGATAAATACGGGAAAGAAACCGTTGAGACCTCGGAAAATAACCTGCGTAAATTGAGTAAAGAGCAGTTGAAAGCACTAAAAGCGGAAGGCGAAGAGATTGCATTGTCAATTGCAAAGTTGATGCACCTTACCCCCAATGAAGATGCCGTGCAACAGCAAATAGACCGACACTACGAACACATTTTGCAAATGTGGGGCGGAGCTGTTGCTAAAGAAAACATACCACAAGCATATAAAGGTCTTGCCGCATTGTATGTTGAAGATAGCAGGTTTTACGCAGGGATTGCCGAGGGTTTTAACCAATTCTTAAGTGATGCAATCAGTTACTATGCTGATACCAGACTTGCATAAATAGCAATAAAAAAGCCCGCTTTTGCGGGCTTTTTAAATCTCTTTTACACCAAATATAATTAAGCTGTTTGCAGCTTTAATGCAGGTACGTATTGTTTAGCAAGTGCATATCCGCCAAACAAAACACCGTTGTAAATCAAATCAGAATAGAGCCCGTTAGTAGCAAACGATACAGGACCGGGTAAAATTTGGTTAGCAGCAAAAGGCAAAGCCGCAGTGTAGCTGGCTATTAAGCCGCTGAAATCATCGGCATACAAACCGTAAGCGTCAGCAGCCCAGCTGCCAAAGTTAGTAACGATGAAAAACAATACTGAACTTGCTACCGATGCAAGCAATACGTTGCCTACAGCAGGTTTCTTAATCATAGTGCCCATCCATACGATAATTGCCATTGATACATATACAAACAGCATGGTGGGGTGAAAACCTAAAAATAAGTCGCTGATAATCATGGTAGCCACAGGCACCAAAAACGCCCATTTTTTATCTTTGATATAAACACCCGAGAATAAAGCGGCTGCCAACACAGGAGTAAAATTAGGCCAATGTGGTATTAAGCGGCCAAGTACGCCGGCTACTACAAGTGCTATTACAACAGTAAGGTTCTTTTTCATAAGTATAGAATACGATTGCAAAATAAACCATTTGCGGGCAAAGGTGCAAATGGCAATACAAATAGGCTGTTCATTTTTGTTTACGTTACCATCTGTCGATTAAGATTGTACCCTCTACCTTCTTTTTTCTTAACATTGCAATTGTTCATTCTCACCAATTTAGTATTACATCCGTCTACCTATTATATGAAAACCACCCAAAAAGCCTTTTTGCTTTTACTGTCCGTTTTTAGCGCAACACTAGCCATTGCCCAGCCAAAACGGGTTACCGATTCGTTATCGCTAAAAGTTAATAGGGTTTCGCCCCTGCACAACGATTATACAACCTACGGTTTTCAGCAGGCGGTTACGGGTAAAGGGGTAATTGTGGGTATTGTTGATGTGGGTTTTCAGCTAAATCATCCCGCGTTTTTAGATAAAATGGGTACTAAAAACCGTGTTGTTCGTTTTTGGGATCAAACAATAAGTTTGGGCACACCGCCACAGGGCTATTCATACGGAACTTTATATACCGATGTTACCAAAATAGATTATAAAAACTACGATGGCACCCACGGCACCCATGTGGCAGGTATTGCGGCTGGTTCTGGTTACGGCACGCCCAACTACAACCAAGCTGGCAATGCTCCCGATGCAGAGTTGGTATTTGTACAGATTAAGTATAGTAACGACACCATCCCTTCAGGAGCAAGGGGAGATTATTTAGTAGCTAACCCTGCTATTATTGATGCTTTTGAATACATTTTTAAGTATGCAGATTCGGTTGGAAAACCTGCGGTGATTAACCTTAGTTGGGGAATGCACACGGGTCCGCACGACGGAACTTCGTTGTTTGACCAAGCTGTTGATGGGTTGATAGGCAAAGGCAAAGTAATTGTGGGTGCAGCCGGTAACGAAAGAGGTCGCAATATGCACTTTGGACATACTTTTACAGGCGATACTGTATCTGCTTGGATAGGTGAAGCCATTAAACGCGATGCAACCTACGAAAGTATTTACGCTGATTTTTGGGCGAATGCCGGCAGCGAGTTTTCAATTCAATTAAACCTGTTTGATACCTTGGGTAACTTATTAGGCTATTTACCCTTTGTGAGCAGCAGTTCTAATAGCTATTCAGAAGCAATGTTTACAAACGGAACCGATACATTGTCAGCAATTTTTGAATGTATCGCTGCATCACCGTTAAACGGAAAATCAAACATACTTGTTAAAGCATACAACAACCACCCTAATACTAATTATGTGGTAGCTCGTTTCACTTCGGCCAATGCAGTTTTACACGGTTGGAATTCAGGAGGGGTTGATAGGTGGACTTCAGGAGAGTTTGATAGTATGGTTAGAGGCTACCAACCATTCTCAAACATGAAAATGGGTGATAATGATTATATAGTAGGTGAAAACGGAGGAACTGCAAAAGGAATTATTAGTGTGGGGGCGTATGCTACCTCGTTTATATGGACGGATGCCTGGGCCAATATTCACTCTACCTATGCCCTGCCCGGTTATTTGGCAAACTTTTCAAGTCAAGGCCCTACTGTAGATGGCCGCATAAAGCCTGATGTGGTTGCACCCGGTATTATGATTTCATCAGCGCTAAACCGCTATGCGTTTGATACCACCAGCAGCACTTACATTAGCATTATTGGCAACGATACTAACTATTACGGTGGTATGGGGGGCACTTCAATGGCCGCACCACAGGTTGCCGGTATTGTAGCACTAATGCTGCAAATAAACCCATCACTTACTAACGAACAAATACGAACCATTTTGCACAATACGGCAGCAAGTGATACCGCCACCGGAACTACCCCTAACAATGTTTACGGCTGGGGCAAAGTAGATGCATTGTCGGCTTTACAAGCGGTGAAAGGGACTACATCAACAGGTAAAGTTTTAGCAAGCAATGGGGTATTGGTGTACCCTAATCCTACAAAAAACAAGTTTTACATTGATTTTAAAAACACTGATAATCAAATAGTTAATTGCGAAATAACAACTATTGAAGGTAGAAAGATTTTTGAAAAGCGTACTACAGATACGCAATTACAAATTGATGCGGAAGGATGGGCTACAGGTGTATATTTGCTGAAAATTGAAAGCCTGCAAGGCACCACTACCCTTAAAATTTGTAAGAATTGATGAAAGTTGATATTCTGGCCTTTGC contains:
- a CDS encoding S8 family serine peptidase; this encodes MKTTQKAFLLLLSVFSATLAIAQPKRVTDSLSLKVNRVSPLHNDYTTYGFQQAVTGKGVIVGIVDVGFQLNHPAFLDKMGTKNRVVRFWDQTISLGTPPQGYSYGTLYTDVTKIDYKNYDGTHGTHVAGIAAGSGYGTPNYNQAGNAPDAELVFVQIKYSNDTIPSGARGDYLVANPAIIDAFEYIFKYADSVGKPAVINLSWGMHTGPHDGTSLFDQAVDGLIGKGKVIVGAAGNERGRNMHFGHTFTGDTVSAWIGEAIKRDATYESIYADFWANAGSEFSIQLNLFDTLGNLLGYLPFVSSSSNSYSEAMFTNGTDTLSAIFECIAASPLNGKSNILVKAYNNHPNTNYVVARFTSANAVLHGWNSGGVDRWTSGEFDSMVRGYQPFSNMKMGDNDYIVGENGGTAKGIISVGAYATSFIWTDAWANIHSTYALPGYLANFSSQGPTVDGRIKPDVVAPGIMISSALNRYAFDTTSSTYISIIGNDTNYYGGMGGTSMAAPQVAGIVALMLQINPSLTNEQIRTILHNTAASDTATGTTPNNVYGWGKVDALSALQAVKGTTSTGKVLASNGVLVYPNPTKNKFYIDFKNTDNQIVNCEITTIEGRKIFEKRTTDTQLQIDAEGWATGVYLLKIESLQGTTTLKICKN